In a genomic window of Candidatus Competibacteraceae bacterium:
- a CDS encoding DUF4124 domain-containing protein: MSKRALWWGLMIGCWGFTLAAQAQQFIYKWTDSQGQVQYSELAPPTGVQYEMVRKPAGAEQNPEAATRDLNKEQADLAKQVAEQEQKDKQQAEQAQKESEDARTKNCEAAKKNLKILQSDSPVVKTDAKGNKVALDPQQREAELKKAQKDQDYFCNP; this comes from the coding sequence ATGTCGAAGCGAGCGTTGTGGTGGGGGTTGATGATCGGTTGCTGGGGTTTCACGCTGGCGGCCCAAGCCCAGCAATTCATCTACAAGTGGACCGATTCGCAGGGGCAGGTCCAGTATTCCGAGCTTGCGCCGCCGACCGGCGTGCAATATGAAATGGTGCGCAAACCGGCTGGAGCGGAACAAAATCCGGAAGCCGCCACCCGCGATTTGAACAAGGAACAGGCCGATCTGGCCAAGCAGGTGGCCGAGCAGGAACAAAAAGACAAACAGCAGGCGGAACAGGCGCAAAAGGAATCCGAAGACGCGCGGACCAAGAATTGCGAAGCCGCCAAGAAAAATCTCAAGATCCTGCAAAGCGACAGTCCGGTGGTCAAGACCGATGCCAAGGGCAACAAGGTCGCGCTCGATCCCCAGCAGCGCGAAGCCGAGCTCAAGAAAGCGCAGAAGGACCAGGACTATTTCTGCAACCCCTGA
- the ilvC gene encoding ketol-acid reductoisomerase, with protein sequence MNIYYDKDADLSLIKGKTVAIIGYGSQGHAHALNLRDSGVNVLVGLRPGSASAVKAEKAGLTVKPVADAAAAADVVMILAPDEHQSQIYKEIEPKLKKGAALAFAHGFNIHFGGVVPRADLDVIMIAPKGPGHLVRSTYTQGGGVPCLIAVAQDACGQAKELALSYASANGGGRAGVIETSFREECETDLFGEQVVLCGGLTALIQAGFETLIEAGYAPEMAYFECLHEVKLIVDLIYEGGIANMRYSISNTAEYGDFTRGSRIVTEQTKAEMRKILKEIQTGQFAREFIAENQAGAPVLRANRRISREHPVEQVGEKLRGMMPWIKANRLVDTTKN encoded by the coding sequence ATGAACATCTATTACGATAAAGACGCCGACCTGTCCCTGATCAAGGGTAAGACAGTCGCCATCATCGGCTATGGCTCCCAGGGTCACGCCCACGCCCTCAACCTGCGCGATTCCGGCGTGAACGTGCTCGTCGGCTTGCGGCCCGGCTCGGCGTCGGCGGTCAAGGCCGAGAAAGCCGGCCTGACGGTCAAACCGGTGGCGGACGCGGCGGCGGCGGCCGATGTCGTCATGATCCTGGCGCCCGACGAGCATCAAAGCCAGATTTATAAGGAAATCGAACCCAAGCTGAAAAAAGGCGCGGCGCTGGCCTTCGCCCACGGCTTCAACATCCATTTCGGCGGGGTGGTGCCGCGCGCTGACCTCGACGTGATCATGATCGCGCCCAAGGGTCCGGGCCACCTGGTGCGCTCGACCTACACCCAGGGCGGCGGCGTACCCTGTCTGATCGCGGTGGCGCAAGACGCGTGCGGTCAGGCCAAAGAGTTGGCCCTCTCCTATGCATCGGCCAACGGCGGCGGCCGGGCCGGCGTGATCGAGACCAGCTTCCGCGAGGAGTGCGAAACCGATCTGTTCGGCGAGCAGGTGGTGCTGTGCGGTGGGTTGACCGCGCTGATTCAAGCGGGCTTCGAAACGCTGATCGAAGCGGGCTACGCGCCGGAGATGGCCTATTTCGAGTGTTTGCATGAGGTGAAGCTGATCGTGGATTTGATTTACGAGGGCGGCATCGCCAACATGCGCTACTCGATTTCCAACACCGCCGAATACGGCGACTTCACTCGCGGCTCGCGCATCGTCACCGAGCAGACCAAGGCCGAGATGCGCAAGATCCTCAAGGAAATCCAGACCGGCCAGTTCGCCCGCGAATTCATCGCGGAAAATCAGGCGGGCGCGCCGGTGCTGCGGGCCAACCGTCGCATCAGCCGCGAGCATCCGGTCGAGCAGGTCGGCGAAAAACTGCGCGGCATGATGCCGTGGATCAAAGCCAACCGCTTGGTGGATACCACCAAGAACTGA
- the treZ gene encoding malto-oligosyltrehalose trehalohydrolase, translating to MNDLTPGSHYLGNRQCAFTLWAPLLKQVALHLVAPQDRLIPMARDTWGYWRTTVTGIDPGALYCYRWDGAIDRPDPASYHQPDGVHGPSQVVDQAFSWSDGNWRPPPLERWVIYELHVGAFTPEGTFAAIIPRLPELRELGVTALALMPVAQFPGDRNWGYDGVYPYAVQASYGGVNGLKRLVDACHGQGLAVILDVVYNHLGPEGNYLWGLGTYFTDQYRTPWGDAINYDGPYSAGVRDYVVQNVRYWLETCHCDALRLDAVHAIYDFGARHILAELAVVAADCGRRLGRFCHLIAESDLNDPRLIRPPQVGGYGLDAQWSDDFHHALHTVLTGERHGYYADFGTIDQLAQAYRHPFVYAWHYSPHRRRWHGDDARDCPAWRFVAFGQNHDQVGNRPLGERFSALLPFPALKLAAAAVLLSPYLPLLFMGEEYGEPRPFLYFISHGDPALIEGVRQGRREDFLEFGAGGEAPDPQAVTTFAASKLQWELGKTGRHGQLRAFYRELLRLRRETPALARLDNASLAVAVLAPTVLELKRWCDTSRISAWLNFSDRPATVTVVPGAGPWRRQLDAADLAWGGAGSELPATLAETEHPLVLPPYAVAVYAADLFAGSPHSEALP from the coding sequence ATGAATGACCTCACGCCAGGATCCCATTATCTCGGCAACCGTCAATGCGCCTTCACGCTTTGGGCTCCGTTGCTGAAACAAGTGGCGCTGCATCTGGTTGCACCCCAGGACCGCCTGATTCCCATGGCCCGCGACACCTGGGGTTATTGGCGGACCACCGTGACCGGCATCGACCCCGGCGCGCTGTATTGCTATCGCTGGGACGGGGCAATCGACCGCCCCGATCCGGCCTCGTATCATCAGCCCGATGGCGTGCACGGCCCCTCGCAAGTGGTGGATCAAGCTTTCAGCTGGAGCGATGGCAACTGGCGACCGCCGCCGCTGGAACGGTGGGTCATCTACGAATTGCATGTCGGCGCCTTCACCCCCGAAGGCACGTTTGCCGCCATCATTCCCCGTTTGCCGGAACTGCGCGAATTGGGCGTCACCGCGCTGGCGCTGATGCCGGTGGCGCAATTTCCCGGCGACCGCAACTGGGGTTATGACGGGGTTTATCCCTACGCCGTGCAGGCGTCTTACGGAGGCGTGAACGGCTTGAAACGGCTGGTGGATGCCTGCCATGGTCAAGGCTTGGCGGTGATCCTGGATGTGGTCTACAACCATCTCGGCCCCGAAGGGAATTATCTGTGGGGCTTGGGAACCTATTTTACCGACCAGTACCGCACGCCGTGGGGCGATGCCATCAATTACGATGGCCCTTACAGCGCCGGCGTGCGCGATTACGTGGTTCAAAACGTCCGCTATTGGTTGGAGACCTGTCACTGCGACGCCTTGCGGCTGGATGCGGTCCATGCCATTTACGATTTTGGGGCGCGGCATATTTTGGCGGAACTGGCCGTTGTCGCCGCCGATTGCGGACGGCGGCTGGGCCGGTTCTGTCATCTGATCGCCGAAAGCGATCTGAACGACCCGCGCTTGATCCGCCCGCCTCAGGTCGGCGGTTACGGCCTCGACGCCCAATGGAGCGATGACTTCCATCACGCCTTGCATACGGTGTTGACCGGCGAGCGGCATGGCTATTACGCGGATTTCGGCACCATCGACCAATTGGCGCAAGCTTACCGGCACCCCTTTGTTTACGCCTGGCACTATTCTCCGCACCGCCGGCGCTGGCACGGTGACGATGCGCGTGATTGTCCGGCCTGGCGGTTCGTCGCGTTCGGCCAGAATCACGATCAAGTCGGCAACCGGCCGCTGGGCGAGCGGTTTTCTGCCCTGTTGCCGTTTCCGGCCTTGAAGCTGGCGGCCGCCGCGGTGCTGCTGTCGCCTTATCTGCCCTTGCTGTTCATGGGCGAGGAATACGGCGAACCCCGACCGTTTCTTTATTTCATCAGCCACGGCGATCCGGCCTTGATCGAGGGGGTGCGGCAGGGGCGGCGCGAGGATTTCCTGGAGTTTGGCGCCGGGGGCGAAGCGCCGGACCCGCAAGCCGTCACGACCTTCGCCGCCTCCAAGCTGCAATGGGAGCTGGGTAAAACCGGCCGACACGGCCAGTTGCGCGCTTTCTATCGCGAGCTGTTGCGCTTGCGCCGGGAAACGCCGGCGCTGGCCCGGCTGGACAACGCTAGTTTGGCCGTTGCGGTGCTCGCCCCGACGGTGCTGGAGTTAAAGCGCTGGTGCGATACGAGCCGGATCAGCGCTTGGCTCAATTTTTCCGACCGGCCAGCGACCGTCACGGTGGTTCCCGGCGCGGGACCGTGGCGGCGCCAGCTCGATGCCGCCGATCTCGCCTGGGGCGGCGCGGGGTCCGAGCTACCGGCGACCCTCGCCGAAACCGAGCACCCGTTGGTGTTGCCTCCCTACGCTGTGGCGGTCTATGCCGCCGATCTTTTCGCTGGATCGCCGCACTCGGAGGCTCTCCCATGA
- the ilvN gene encoding acetolactate synthase small subunit: MISILLENEAGALSRVANLFSARGYNIESLSVAPTDDETLSRLTLVTYGNEQIVEQIVKQLNKLIDVVKLIDLSETEAIERELMLVKTKANGELRAEMKRLADIFGGHVLDVTDATYTIELTGTGTKLDNFLRAIERDAILEVVRSGATGIALGQKALHA, translated from the coding sequence ATGATTTCGATTTTGCTGGAGAACGAGGCCGGCGCCCTGTCGCGGGTGGCCAATCTGTTTTCGGCGCGCGGTTACAACATCGAAAGTTTGTCGGTGGCTCCGACCGACGATGAGACCCTGTCGCGGCTGACTCTGGTCACCTACGGCAACGAGCAGATCGTCGAGCAGATCGTCAAGCAGCTCAACAAGCTGATCGATGTGGTCAAGCTGATCGATCTCAGCGAAACCGAGGCCATCGAACGCGAATTGATGCTGGTCAAGACCAAGGCCAACGGCGAACTGCGCGCCGAAATGAAACGGCTGGCCGATATTTTCGGCGGACACGTCCTCGACGTCACCGATGCGACCTACACCATCGAACTGACCGGCACCGGCACCAAGCTGGATAACTTCCTGCGCGCCATCGAGCGAGATGCGATCCTCGAAGTGGTCCGCTCCGGCGCCACCGGGATCGCGCTCGGTCAAAAAGCGTTACACGCCTGA
- the treY gene encoding malto-oligosyltrehalose synthase yields MRVPVATYRLQFTPDFGFDAATSIAPYLAELGISDIYASPILTPRRGSQHGYDVADPRAINPELGGAERFELLAQHLKQLGIGWVQDIVPNHMAFDSQNPMLVDVLENGPDSRYHEFFDIHWNHLYEGIKGRVLAPFLGKFYGDCLESGELQLRYNEAGLAVYYYEFRFPIRIESYYRVLTYDLGRLRAQLERTHPHFVKFLGVLYLLKYIPAGEEGRERYDQISFIKQMLWELWNGSSEVREFIEENIRIFNGEAGKPESFDLLESLLDEQFFRLSYWKVGNEELNYRRFFTINDLISLRIEDPRVFESTHELILKLVAEEKINGLRIDHIDGLYDPAEYLNRLREQAPYVYLVVEKILEHNEELPVSWPCQGTSGYDFLGISNGLFCDPAAEQDFTALYHAFTGDATACETLIERSKRMIVARHLAGDIDSLAHVLKRISERYRYASDFTLYGLKAALVEILVLFPVYRTYIDRTGASRADQDCMRRVIAQARLNLPNFRNELEFVERFLRLEFDENMAAEGKDQWLHFIMRLQQFTGPLMAKGVEDTVFYVYNRLLSLNEVGAGPLHFGIDLDEFHAFNQHRVACWPHAMNASATHDTKRGEDSRARLNVLSELPAEWEEHVRRWHEINLAHKVQIGERLAPANDDEYLFYQTLLGAYPFDLAEYPAFIERIKAYLIKAVREAKVHTHWLEPDNQYENALLAFAERVLEPGRDNPFLQAFLPFQRKIQHHGILNSLAQTLLKLTTPGLPDFYQGTELWDLSLVDPDNRRPVDFERRGALLKALQSHASENLAGLLKELVAAPEDGRIKLFLIYRALQARQAERELFQHGAYQKLTVIGSLKAHVVAFARELGERRALVVAPRFSTGLVKDGEWPLGEAVWHETRVLPPAGSRLRWRDALSGQLVQGEEALWLREALKHFPVALLFNEPGSGG; encoded by the coding sequence ATGCGTGTTCCCGTTGCGACTTATCGTTTGCAATTCACTCCTGACTTCGGTTTTGACGCCGCCACCAGCATCGCGCCCTATCTGGCCGAATTGGGGATATCCGACATTTATGCCTCGCCGATTTTGACGCCGCGCCGTGGCAGCCAGCACGGTTACGATGTGGCGGACCCCCGCGCAATCAACCCCGAATTGGGCGGCGCGGAGCGGTTCGAGCTGCTGGCGCAGCATTTAAAACAACTGGGGATCGGCTGGGTACAAGATATCGTCCCCAATCACATGGCCTTCGACAGCCAGAACCCGATGCTGGTGGACGTGCTGGAAAACGGCCCGGATTCACGCTACCACGAATTTTTCGACATCCACTGGAACCACCTGTACGAAGGGATCAAGGGACGGGTGCTGGCGCCGTTTCTCGGCAAGTTTTACGGCGATTGTCTGGAAAGCGGCGAACTGCAATTGCGCTATAACGAAGCAGGACTCGCCGTCTACTACTACGAGTTCCGGTTTCCGATCCGCATCGAATCCTATTACCGGGTGCTGACCTATGACTTGGGCCGGCTGCGCGCCCAGCTCGAACGCACCCACCCGCATTTCGTCAAGTTTTTGGGCGTGCTTTACCTGCTCAAATACATCCCTGCCGGCGAGGAGGGACGGGAGCGTTACGATCAGATCTCCTTCATCAAGCAAATGCTGTGGGAGCTGTGGAACGGCAGCTCCGAAGTGCGCGAGTTCATCGAGGAAAACATCCGCATCTTCAACGGCGAGGCCGGTAAGCCAGAGAGTTTCGACCTGCTGGAAAGCCTGCTCGACGAGCAATTTTTCCGGCTGTCTTACTGGAAGGTCGGCAACGAGGAACTCAATTATCGGCGCTTCTTCACCATCAACGATTTGATCTCGCTGCGCATCGAGGACCCTAGGGTCTTCGAGTCCACCCACGAACTGATTCTGAAGCTGGTGGCTGAGGAAAAGATCAACGGGTTGCGGATCGATCACATCGACGGCCTCTACGATCCGGCGGAGTATCTCAACCGGCTGCGCGAGCAGGCTCCCTACGTCTATCTGGTGGTGGAGAAGATTCTCGAACACAACGAGGAGTTGCCGGTCAGCTGGCCGTGCCAGGGTACCAGCGGTTACGACTTTCTCGGCATCAGCAACGGTCTGTTCTGCGATCCGGCCGCCGAGCAAGACTTTACCGCCTTGTACCACGCCTTCACCGGCGACGCTACCGCCTGCGAAACGCTAATCGAGCGCAGCAAGCGGATGATCGTGGCCCGACATCTGGCCGGCGACATCGACAGTCTGGCGCATGTGCTCAAGCGCATTTCCGAGCGTTACCGCTACGCCAGCGACTTCACGCTCTACGGGCTGAAAGCGGCGCTGGTCGAAATTCTGGTGCTGTTCCCGGTCTATCGTACCTACATCGACCGAACCGGCGCCAGCCGGGCCGATCAGGACTGCATGCGGCGGGTGATCGCCCAAGCCCGGCTGAACCTTCCCAATTTCCGCAACGAATTGGAATTCGTCGAACGCTTTTTACGGCTGGAGTTCGATGAGAACATGGCGGCCGAGGGCAAGGATCAGTGGCTGCATTTCATCATGCGCTTGCAGCAGTTCACCGGTCCCCTGATGGCCAAGGGCGTGGAAGACACCGTGTTCTACGTTTACAACCGGCTGCTGTCCTTGAATGAAGTAGGCGCGGGACCGCTGCATTTCGGCATCGACCTCGACGAGTTTCATGCCTTCAACCAGCATCGGGTCGCCTGCTGGCCCCATGCGATGAACGCCAGCGCGACCCACGACACCAAACGCGGTGAGGATTCCCGCGCCCGGCTGAACGTGCTGTCGGAACTGCCGGCCGAGTGGGAAGAACACGTGCGACGCTGGCACGAGATCAACTTGGCCCACAAGGTGCAAATCGGCGAGCGGCTGGCGCCCGCGAACGACGATGAATACCTGTTCTATCAAACCCTGCTGGGGGCGTATCCCTTCGATCTGGCCGAATACCCGGCCTTTATCGAGCGGATCAAAGCCTATCTGATCAAGGCCGTGCGCGAGGCGAAAGTGCACACTCATTGGTTGGAGCCGGACAACCAATACGAGAATGCCTTGCTCGCTTTCGCCGAGCGGGTGTTGGAACCCGGCAGGGACAATCCTTTCCTTCAGGCGTTCCTGCCGTTTCAGCGCAAGATCCAGCATCACGGCATCCTCAATTCGCTGGCTCAGACCCTGCTCAAACTCACCACGCCTGGCCTGCCGGATTTTTATCAAGGCACGGAACTGTGGGATTTGAGCTTGGTGGACCCCGATAACCGGCGCCCGGTGGATTTCGAGCGGCGCGGCGCGCTACTGAAGGCGCTGCAGAGCCACGCTAGCGAAAATCTTGCTGGCTTGCTTAAAGAACTGGTGGCGGCGCCCGAAGATGGCCGCATCAAACTGTTTTTGATCTATCGGGCGCTCCAGGCGCGACAGGCGGAGCGAGAATTGTTCCAGCATGGGGCTTATCAGAAGCTGACCGTCATCGGTAGTCTCAAGGCGCATGTGGTGGCCTTCGCGCGCGAGCTGGGCGAGCGGCGGGCGTTGGTGGTGGCGCCGCGTTTTTCGACCGGTCTGGTCAAGGATGGCGAGTGGCCGCTGGGTGAAGCGGTCTGGCATGAAACCAGGGTGCTGCCGCCGGCCGGTTCGCGCCTGCGCTGGCGCGATGCCTTGAGCGGACAACTGGTGCAGGGAGAGGAAGCGTTGTGGTTGCGGGAAGCGCTGAAACATTTCCCGGTGGCGCTGCTGTTCAACGAGCCTGGCTCGGGTGGTTGA
- the pssA gene encoding CDP-diacylglycerol--serine O-phosphatidyltransferase, whose product MISEPAPEKRRRRGVYLLPNLFTTAALFCGFYAIIAALQGRFEPAAIAVFVAMVLDGLDGRVARLTHTESEFGAEYDSMADLISFGLAPALIMYEWALTSMIGMGPFLSKLGWLTAFFYTVMAALRLARFNVQHGSTDKRYFIGLPSPSAAAIVSGTVWFGTDLGLTGSQLLWPALVITIGAGALMFSKILYFSFKQVDLHKRVPFASVLLVVLTLVVISIDPPKVLFCGFLVYVLSGPVLFLFRLRQRARRRARSPNEPAGSK is encoded by the coding sequence ATGATTAGCGAACCAGCACCCGAAAAGCGCCGCCGGCGCGGCGTCTATCTGCTCCCCAACCTGTTCACCACCGCCGCGCTGTTCTGCGGCTTCTACGCCATCATCGCCGCCTTGCAAGGCCGCTTCGAGCCGGCCGCCATCGCGGTGTTCGTGGCTATGGTGCTGGACGGCCTGGACGGGCGGGTCGCCCGCCTGACCCACACCGAAAGCGAGTTTGGCGCGGAATACGACAGCATGGCGGATTTGATTTCCTTTGGGCTGGCCCCCGCTCTGATCATGTACGAATGGGCGCTCACCTCCATGATCGGCATGGGTCCGTTCCTGTCCAAGCTCGGCTGGCTCACGGCTTTTTTCTATACGGTGATGGCCGCATTAAGGTTGGCCCGCTTCAACGTCCAGCACGGCAGCACCGACAAACGCTACTTCATCGGGCTGCCCAGCCCTTCGGCCGCCGCCATTGTCAGCGGCACGGTCTGGTTCGGCACCGATTTGGGGTTGACCGGCTCACAACTGCTGTGGCCGGCGCTGGTGATCACCATCGGCGCTGGCGCTTTGATGTTCAGCAAGATTCTTTACTTCAGCTTCAAACAGGTCGACCTGCACAAGCGGGTCCCGTTCGCTTCCGTGCTGCTGGTGGTGCTCACCCTGGTGGTCATCTCGATCGACCCGCCCAAGGTGCTGTTCTGCGGCTTCCTGGTGTATGTTTTGTCGGGTCCGGTGTTGTTCCTGTTCCGGCTGCGCCAGCGGGCGCGACGGCGCGCTCGGTCTCCCAACGAGCCCGCCGGCTCCAAATAG
- a CDS encoding NYN domain-containing protein, which translates to MNNDPPLQHRLAVLIDADNAQPAIIEGLAREIVKYGVASVKRIYGDWTTPNLSGWKSVLLDHSIQPVQQFRYTVGKNATDSAMIIDAVDLLYTRRFEGFCLVSSDSDFTRLASRIREEGLLVYGFGEEKTPKAFIHACDKFIFTKVLLPQPESEASNRKQETNQLKANTKLVNLVRSAVEAVSDDSGWANLGSVGHHIAQQSPEFDPRNYGYGKLSDLVLAIGLFDLEERQHGSSRAKGLYIRDKRKK; encoded by the coding sequence ATGAACAACGATCCACCGCTCCAGCATCGGCTTGCAGTTTTGATCGATGCGGACAACGCTCAGCCCGCCATCATCGAGGGACTTGCTAGAGAGATCGTCAAATACGGGGTTGCGAGCGTCAAACGAATTTATGGCGACTGGACCACGCCGAATTTGAGCGGCTGGAAATCAGTCCTGCTCGACCACTCGATCCAGCCTGTCCAGCAATTTCGTTACACGGTGGGTAAGAACGCCACCGATAGCGCCATGATCATTGACGCGGTGGATTTGCTTTATACGCGCCGTTTTGAAGGATTCTGCCTGGTTTCCAGCGACAGTGATTTCACGCGCCTGGCTTCCCGCATCCGAGAAGAAGGTCTGCTGGTTTACGGCTTCGGCGAGGAGAAAACCCCGAAAGCCTTCATTCATGCCTGCGATAAGTTCATCTTCACCAAAGTTCTGCTGCCCCAGCCAGAATCGGAAGCGAGCAACCGCAAACAAGAAACCAATCAACTCAAAGCGAACACTAAGCTGGTGAACCTTGTTCGCAGCGCTGTTGAAGCCGTATCGGACGATAGCGGCTGGGCCAACCTTGGCAGTGTCGGCCATCACATCGCCCAGCAGTCTCCAGAGTTCGACCCTCGAAATTATGGCTATGGAAAGCTCAGCGACCTCGTATTGGCCATCGGTCTTTTTGATCTTGAAGAGCGCCAGCACGGCTCCAGTCGGGCAAAAGGTCTTTATATCCGCGACAAACGCAAGAAATAA
- a CDS encoding acetolactate synthase 3 large subunit, whose product MELMTGAEILIRCLKEEGVEYLFGYPGGAVLHIYDAIYVQDDVKHVLVRHEQGAAHAADGYARASGKTGVVLVTSGPGVTNAVTGIATAYMDSIPMVIISGQVPTALIGNDAFQEVDSVGITRPCVKHNFLVKDITKLAETIKQAFYIASTGRPGPVLVDVPKDVTIAKGEFHYPKKVKLRSYNPTVKGHAGQIRKAVDLILSAKRPMIYTGGGVILSDGSPELVELTQLLGYPITNTLMGLGAYPATDKQFVGMLGMHGTYESNLAMHHCDVLIAIGARFDDRVTGKLDKFCPEARIVHVDIDPSSISKNVRVDIPIVGSVPNVLRAMINVIRDEKLKPDTEALARWWRQIDEWRAVKSLSYRSSETVIKPQFVIQKLYEVTEGKAIITSDVGQHQMWAAQYYHFDRPRQWINSGGLGTMGFGLPAAMGAKLAFPDRDVACITGDGSIQMMLQELSTMKQYQTPVKIVNLNNGYLGMVRQWQEFFYQKRYCMTYFEALPDFVKLAEAYGHSGILVEKPGDVEGALREAFAMKDRTVFLDFLTDQGENVFPMIPSGGSQNEMLLAERDEMISTHDEGMVLL is encoded by the coding sequence ATGGAACTCATGACAGGCGCCGAAATCCTGATCCGCTGTCTGAAGGAGGAAGGTGTTGAATACCTGTTCGGCTACCCAGGCGGCGCTGTTTTACATATTTATGATGCGATCTACGTTCAGGACGATGTCAAGCACGTGCTGGTCCGTCACGAACAAGGCGCGGCGCACGCCGCCGACGGTTATGCCCGCGCCAGCGGCAAAACAGGGGTGGTCCTGGTCACGTCCGGCCCCGGCGTGACCAACGCGGTCACCGGCATCGCCACCGCCTATATGGACTCCATTCCGATGGTGATCATCTCCGGTCAGGTGCCCACCGCGCTGATCGGCAACGACGCCTTTCAGGAGGTGGATTCGGTCGGCATCACCCGGCCCTGCGTCAAGCACAATTTCCTGGTCAAGGACATCACCAAGCTGGCTGAAACCATCAAGCAAGCCTTTTATATCGCCAGCACCGGCCGGCCCGGTCCGGTCCTGGTCGATGTGCCGAAAGACGTGACCATCGCCAAGGGCGAATTTCATTATCCCAAAAAGGTCAAGCTGCGCTCCTACAATCCAACCGTCAAGGGCCATGCCGGCCAAATCCGCAAGGCGGTGGACCTGATCCTGTCGGCCAAGCGCCCCATGATTTACACCGGCGGCGGGGTGATTTTGAGCGACGGTTCGCCGGAACTGGTCGAACTGACCCAACTGCTCGGTTATCCGATCACCAACACCCTGATGGGCTTGGGCGCTTATCCGGCCACCGACAAGCAGTTCGTCGGCATGTTGGGGATGCACGGCACTTATGAATCCAATCTGGCGATGCACCATTGCGACGTGCTGATCGCCATCGGCGCTCGTTTCGACGATCGCGTGACCGGCAAGCTCGATAAATTCTGTCCGGAGGCGCGGATCGTTCACGTCGACATCGACCCCTCCTCGATTTCCAAAAACGTCCGGGTCGATATTCCCATCGTCGGTTCGGTGCCGAACGTGCTGCGGGCGATGATCAACGTCATCCGCGACGAGAAGCTCAAGCCCGACACCGAGGCGCTGGCGCGCTGGTGGCGGCAGATCGACGAGTGGCGGGCGGTCAAATCCTTAAGCTATCGCTCCAGCGAGACGGTGATCAAACCCCAATTCGTGATCCAGAAGCTCTATGAGGTGACCGAAGGCAAGGCCATCATCACCTCGGACGTCGGCCAGCACCAAATGTGGGCGGCGCAGTATTACCATTTCGACCGACCCCGCCAGTGGATCAACTCCGGCGGCTTGGGCACCATGGGCTTCGGCCTGCCGGCGGCGATGGGGGCCAAGCTGGCCTTTCCCGACCGGGACGTGGCGTGCATCACCGGCGACGGCAGCATCCAAATGATGCTGCAAGAACTGTCGACCATGAAGCAGTATCAAACGCCGGTCAAGATCGTCAACTTGAACAACGGCTATCTCGGGATGGTCCGGCAGTGGCAAGAATTTTTCTATCAGAAGCGCTACTGCATGACCTACTTCGAGGCGCTGCCGGACTTCGTCAAACTGGCCGAAGCCTACGGTCATTCGGGCATCTTGGTCGAGAAACCGGGCGATGTCGAAGGCGCGCTGCGCGAAGCCTTCGCCATGAAGGACCGGACCGTGTTCCTCGACTTCCTGACCGATCAGGGTGAAAACGTGTTTCCGATGATCCCTTCCGGCGGCAGCCAAAATGAAATGTTGCTGGCCGAGCGCGACGAGATGATTTCGACCCACGACGAAGGCATGGTGCTGCTGTGA